One Ferviditalea candida genomic region harbors:
- a CDS encoding glycoside hydrolase domain-containing protein yields MAQLWGVDSAARVSASSYQCVVGNFGAPVFWGRYLKTVSGYADGLTRSEADFLHGKGIKILPIYSDFRIATGYDKGRIIARNAVYHAKMLDVPSDVFLFANIEKFFSVDDAWIRGWVETLYPSGYRPGFYHDPVERNFSSAYCKASSAQPLVRTQSVLWSAAPLPGPTTKAEAPTFKPSAPPCASNVWLWQYGKDAAPCSIDTNLMDPRVLQHLW; encoded by the coding sequence ATGGCGCAGCTTTGGGGAGTGGATTCGGCTGCAAGGGTTAGCGCCAGCAGCTATCAATGTGTAGTGGGAAATTTCGGAGCTCCCGTATTCTGGGGACGTTATTTAAAAACAGTGTCTGGTTACGCTGACGGTCTGACACGGTCGGAAGCGGATTTTTTGCATGGAAAAGGAATCAAGATTTTGCCCATTTACAGTGATTTCCGGATAGCAACCGGATATGACAAAGGTAGAATCATAGCGCGCAATGCCGTTTATCATGCAAAAATGCTCGATGTGCCGAGCGATGTGTTTTTGTTTGCGAATATAGAGAAGTTTTTCTCAGTGGATGACGCCTGGATACGCGGATGGGTGGAAACCCTGTATCCCAGCGGATACAGGCCGGGATTCTACCATGATCCGGTGGAAAGGAATTTCAGCTCCGCTTACTGCAAAGCGTCTTCCGCCCAGCCGCTTGTCCGTACCCAATCGGTGCTTTGGAGCGCCGCTCCCTTGCCCGGGCCGACAACTAAGGCGGAGGCCCCGACCTTCAAGCCCTCCGCTCCTCCATGCGCCTCCAACGTCTGGCTTTGGCAGTACGGCAAGGATGCGGCTCCCTGCTCCATCGACACCAACTTGATGGATCCCCGAGTTTTGCAGCATTTGTGGTAG
- a CDS encoding EamA family transporter has translation MSGIIIAILATVSYSLSYVFLRKAQTTSNLPDHGLFPVLGIGGFMLGLSLLIQIFRSPNQFEAVPNLNHLIMYCIIVGITGTLIGRRAFYAAIHDLGATRSVIIKTLQPVITMMIAVTILGETFNRTDMIGIVLLLTGVALLYLEPIILPPLRLKFIHHGLMLGFFAASLYGISDVIRKIVMHYPISPLFAAGIEMNAAFFVYLLVLAIRGRLRDYVNQYIHVFNRNLLMAGVLSASGRILFFTALITTPVFVASPILAIQPILVALFSVIFRVSEKIGLFVYISVIMVTISIIVIGSN, from the coding sequence ATGTCCGGTATCATTATTGCAATCCTGGCGACAGTCAGTTATTCGTTGTCTTATGTTTTTTTGCGGAAAGCCCAGACAACATCCAACCTTCCTGACCATGGTTTGTTTCCTGTTCTAGGCATTGGCGGTTTTATGCTGGGATTAAGTTTATTGATCCAAATCTTTCGATCTCCAAATCAATTCGAAGCTGTTCCAAATTTAAATCATTTGATCATGTACTGCATCATTGTCGGAATTACCGGTACGTTGATCGGGCGTAGGGCCTTTTATGCCGCAATTCATGATCTGGGAGCCACAAGAAGCGTAATCATCAAGACTCTACAGCCGGTGATCACCATGATGATTGCCGTTACCATTCTGGGGGAAACGTTCAACCGAACGGATATGATAGGAATTGTCCTGTTATTAACCGGTGTAGCTTTGCTCTATCTCGAACCAATCATATTGCCTCCTTTAAGATTAAAATTTATACATCATGGCCTAATGCTCGGTTTTTTTGCGGCCTCATTGTATGGAATCAGTGATGTCATAAGAAAAATAGTCATGCATTATCCGATCAGTCCTTTGTTTGCGGCTGGTATTGAAATGAACGCTGCCTTTTTCGTCTATCTTTTGGTATTAGCGATAAGGGGACGCCTTCGAGATTATGTAAATCAATATATTCATGTTTTTAATAGGAATCTATTGATGGCAGGGGTATTGTCGGCATCCGGAAGGATCTTATTTTTCACAGCACTGATTACCACTCCCGTATTTGTCGCTTCTCCGATCCTTGCTATCCAGCCGATACTCGTTGCATTATTTTCAGTCATATTTCGAGTATCAGAAAAAATAGGTTTGTTTGTCTATATTTCCGTGATCATGGTTACGATAAGTATTATAGTGATTGGTTCTAACTAA
- a CDS encoding DUF1657 domain-containing protein, whose product MTVATQLKTAIASLKSAQASFETFALNTQNQQAKTMFTNAAQQTQNIIDQVNPRLQQIEKEEPQYKS is encoded by the coding sequence ATGACCGTAGCAACACAACTCAAAACCGCGATCGCTTCATTGAAAAGTGCGCAGGCAAGTTTTGAAACATTTGCATTGAACACCCAGAACCAACAAGCAAAAACAATGTTTACGAACGCCGCACAACAAACACAGAACATCATCGACCAAGTCAACCCTCGTTTACAGCAAATCGAAAAAGAGGAACCTCAATATAAAAGTTAA
- a CDS encoding BadF/BadG/BcrA/BcrD ATPase family protein produces MQNRIRTLVTDSLIIGIDVGSTTVKATVVDPETKKILWSDYQRHHTKQAEMVLEFLVRIGSEFSHIERDKIRVFVTGSGGGPIAEHIGAKFVQEVNAVTMAVEQLHPDVGSVIELGGQDAKIIIYKMNEETGDKQALTSMNDKCASGTGATIDKCMIKAGMPAEELGKLRFDDAKLHHVAAKCGVFAETDIVNLVKSGIPSSEIMCSLADAIVMQNLSVLTRGNTLRHKVLLLGGPNTYLPFLQDCWRKRIPQSWEDRGYDYPKDVQMDELIFVPDNSQYYAAYGAVIYGQYEPADVGIYKGIEELKTFIAHGRKAKLGEKAGAPLVSGQEELEEFRRLYSIPKFTPAAFQPGQKVRAAIGLDGGSTSSKAVLVDENGEILLKEYQLSKGNPIQDTKELLGKIRDKVLSAGAELEIAGFGATGYAADVLEKTLKADVNIVETVAHMMSAVHYFGDIDVICDIGGQDIKVLFLKNGDIRNFRLSNQCSAGNGMLLQAMADQFGIPIQEYAETAFKAELSPKFSYGCAVFLDTDRVNFQKEGYSKEELLTGLALVLPKNVWQYVVQIPRMSELGRKFVLQGGTQHNLAAVKAQVDYIKQRVPDAEVYVHPHTGEAGAIGAAMETLRVVKRRGYSTFLGLDAAIGIEYSSRNDESTRCGFCPNHCSRTFIDTQTPDGQTARYISGFSCEKGTVEDKEAVIQLTRERQQLKKQYPNLVEYESKRMFQHFYDPDPLPETGELVEDLQLKRTWMGLGGIRYVPYQRSIERSGADAMEKRKQLRIGIPRVLNIWTTAPFWRTYFETLGFDQRNIVFSDYTSEEMWQAGGKYGSIDPCYPSKVAQAHVHNLLFKHHSEEKPLNCIFFPCITHIPTHLHNVMDSASCPIVAGAPEVIKAAFTKETDFFQTRGITYLDPAVTFTERHMMKKQLFEAFREHLQITEDESDFAVEQGWKAMDIFDAEMQERGRMILEQVEAENRMAILMIGRPYHSDPGLNHGVLEEFQVLGYPILSMRSIPKDEAWLRRFFKDDLETGRTQYALEVTDVWPENFSSNSVQKVWAAKFAARHPHVAVLDLSSFKCGHDAPTYGMIDSIISTAGTPYSALHDIDANKPGGSIKIRVKTYAHSLGLHEERLQDTAEKKAELQRLLDQKRSELLRRQKIESLQAYSESLDKARTGN; encoded by the coding sequence ATGCAAAACCGAATAAGAACGCTAGTAACAGATTCCCTCATCATCGGTATCGATGTCGGATCGACAACGGTTAAAGCAACGGTCGTCGATCCTGAGACCAAAAAAATTCTGTGGTCGGATTACCAGCGCCATCATACCAAACAGGCCGAGATGGTGCTTGAATTTTTGGTGCGCATCGGCAGCGAATTTTCGCATATCGAGCGGGATAAGATCCGGGTATTCGTTACAGGTTCCGGCGGCGGACCGATCGCCGAGCACATCGGCGCGAAGTTCGTGCAGGAAGTAAATGCGGTAACGATGGCGGTGGAACAACTGCATCCCGACGTCGGCAGCGTTATCGAATTGGGAGGACAAGATGCCAAGATCATCATTTATAAAATGAACGAGGAGACCGGCGATAAGCAGGCTTTGACCTCGATGAACGACAAGTGCGCTTCCGGCACCGGTGCGACCATTGACAAATGCATGATTAAAGCGGGTATGCCGGCGGAAGAATTGGGCAAGCTGAGATTTGATGATGCCAAGCTGCATCACGTGGCGGCAAAATGCGGCGTATTTGCCGAAACGGATATCGTGAACCTTGTGAAAAGCGGTATTCCTTCTTCGGAAATCATGTGCTCTTTGGCCGATGCCATCGTCATGCAGAATCTTTCCGTTTTGACCCGCGGGAATACCCTCAGGCACAAGGTTCTCTTATTGGGAGGCCCCAATACGTATCTGCCTTTCCTGCAGGATTGCTGGCGCAAGCGCATCCCCCAATCTTGGGAGGATCGCGGCTACGATTACCCGAAGGATGTTCAAATGGACGAGCTGATTTTTGTCCCTGACAATTCCCAATATTATGCCGCCTATGGCGCGGTCATTTACGGACAGTACGAACCTGCCGATGTCGGAATCTATAAAGGGATTGAAGAACTGAAGACATTCATCGCCCACGGAAGAAAAGCGAAGCTGGGTGAAAAAGCGGGCGCGCCATTGGTCAGCGGACAAGAGGAGTTGGAAGAATTCCGCAGGCTTTACAGCATCCCGAAATTTACGCCGGCGGCCTTTCAACCGGGGCAGAAGGTCAGAGCGGCGATCGGACTGGACGGAGGATCGACTTCTTCCAAAGCCGTTCTGGTCGATGAAAACGGTGAAATTCTGCTGAAAGAGTATCAGCTGTCGAAAGGCAATCCGATTCAGGATACGAAAGAGCTTCTCGGAAAAATTCGGGACAAGGTCCTGTCGGCGGGAGCCGAACTGGAAATTGCCGGGTTCGGGGCGACGGGGTATGCAGCCGATGTGTTGGAAAAAACCTTAAAAGCGGATGTCAATATCGTGGAGACTGTGGCCCATATGATGAGCGCCGTCCATTATTTCGGCGATATCGACGTGATTTGTGATATCGGCGGCCAGGACATCAAAGTGCTTTTTTTGAAGAATGGGGATATCCGAAATTTCCGATTGTCCAACCAATGCTCCGCCGGAAACGGCATGCTGCTGCAGGCGATGGCTGACCAATTTGGAATCCCGATTCAGGAATATGCGGAGACGGCTTTTAAAGCGGAGCTTTCGCCCAAATTTTCTTATGGCTGCGCCGTTTTCCTGGATACGGACCGCGTGAATTTTCAAAAGGAGGGATATTCCAAAGAGGAATTATTGACCGGGCTCGCCCTCGTTCTTCCGAAGAACGTCTGGCAGTATGTCGTGCAGATTCCGCGCATGTCCGAATTGGGCCGCAAATTCGTCCTGCAGGGCGGAACCCAACACAACCTGGCGGCCGTCAAGGCGCAGGTCGATTACATTAAACAGCGGGTTCCGGATGCAGAAGTCTATGTCCATCCGCATACGGGAGAGGCGGGTGCTATCGGTGCGGCCATGGAAACCCTGCGGGTCGTGAAGCGGAGAGGATATTCCACATTTCTCGGATTGGATGCGGCGATCGGCATCGAATACTCGTCCCGCAACGATGAATCCACCCGCTGCGGCTTCTGTCCGAATCATTGCAGCAGAACCTTTATCGACACGCAGACGCCGGATGGACAAACCGCCCGCTACATCTCCGGATTCAGCTGCGAAAAGGGAACGGTGGAAGACAAGGAAGCCGTCATTCAGCTGACTCGGGAACGCCAGCAGCTCAAAAAACAGTATCCGAACCTGGTGGAATATGAATCAAAGCGCATGTTCCAGCATTTCTACGATCCGGATCCGCTGCCCGAAACAGGGGAATTGGTGGAAGACCTTCAACTGAAACGGACGTGGATGGGGTTGGGAGGCATCCGATATGTCCCGTATCAGCGGTCAATCGAACGATCCGGGGCGGATGCGATGGAGAAGCGGAAACAACTGCGAATCGGCATCCCGAGAGTCCTGAATATCTGGACGACCGCCCCTTTCTGGCGGACTTACTTTGAGACGCTTGGCTTTGATCAGCGCAACATCGTGTTCAGCGACTATACGAGCGAGGAAATGTGGCAGGCGGGCGGAAAGTACGGATCCATCGATCCCTGCTATCCCTCCAAGGTAGCCCAGGCCCATGTTCATAATTTGTTGTTTAAGCATCACAGCGAAGAAAAACCGTTAAACTGCATCTTTTTTCCGTGCATCACACATATTCCGACTCACCTTCACAATGTCATGGACTCCGCCAGCTGTCCGATCGTGGCAGGCGCGCCGGAAGTGATCAAAGCCGCTTTTACGAAGGAAACCGACTTCTTTCAAACCAGGGGGATCACCTATCTCGATCCGGCGGTGACGTTTACGGAGCGGCATATGATGAAAAAACAATTGTTCGAAGCATTCAGAGAGCATCTGCAGATCACCGAGGACGAAAGCGACTTTGCGGTGGAACAAGGATGGAAGGCAATGGATATCTTTGACGCCGAAATGCAGGAGCGTGGAAGGATGATTCTCGAGCAGGTGGAAGCGGAAAACCGCATGGCCATTCTGATGATCGGCCGCCCCTATCATTCCGATCCCGGTCTGAATCACGGCGTTCTTGAGGAATTTCAGGTGCTGGGTTATCCGATTCTGTCCATGCGCTCCATTCCTAAGGACGAAGCATGGCTGCGCCGCTTTTTCAAGGACGATTTGGAAACGGGGCGAACACAATATGCACTGGAGGTCACCGATGTATGGCCGGAAAACTTCAGTTCCAATAGTGTACAAAAAGTTTGGGCCGCCAAATTCGCCGCCCGCCATCCTCATGTCGCCGTGCTGGATTTATCCAGCTTCAAATGCGGCCATGATGCTCCTACCTATGGCATGATCGACTCGATCATTTCAACGGCAGGCACTCCGTATTCCGCGCTTCATGATATCGATGCCAACAAACCGGGCGGTTCGATCAAGATCCGGGTCAAGACATATGCCCACAGTTTGGGACTGCATGAAGAGCGATTGCAGGATACGGCGGAGAAAAAGGCGGAACTGCAGCGTCTTTTGGATCAAAAAAGAAGCGAATTGTTGCGCCGGCAGAAAATCGAATCGCTTCAGGCGTATTCCGAATCGTTGGACAAGGCTCGGACAGGCAATTAA
- a CDS encoding 2-hydroxyglutaryl-CoA dehydratase: MSIIKELPVISEQERSDRVQRVFEEELLRFKAEKEKEMGLILGNKEQWFDPVPRQFFAKDKASTTILFGGLTMAHDYLVEGSLKGLGYNVKHLDCPDTDSLRFGKEFGNRGQCNPTYFTVGNLVKYLHHLRDVEGKSKEEIVRNYLFITSGSCGPCRFGTYVTEYRKALRDAGFDGFRVLLFQQQDGLKQATGEESALKLDSAFFITFLKAVLLGDILNALGYRIRPYEVVPGSTDAALERCKTVLYQAMNERKWLLPALYRCRKELQAVKVNRTRVKPKVSIIGEFWAMTTEGDGNYQLQRFLESEGAEVEVQSLTAWILYLIWEGRYDTIRRMKLRGRDGGRYGLEGKNPVVRLRMLGLADRAIRVMFQTYAKAIGLQDYHLPDMDEIARVSHQHYNNHLRGGEGHMEVGKLILNVVKKKVNMTVSVKPFGCMPSSGVSDGVQSLITELHPEAIFLPIETTGDGAINVYSRIQMMLFKAKQAAQKEFDEALAKKGFTLEQYHQIFSRSQFTRPLKTARHVVSCTAANSVYSISGISNWPPVRRNKQQMQEV; the protein is encoded by the coding sequence ATGTCTATTATAAAAGAACTTCCCGTCATTTCCGAACAGGAACGATCGGATCGTGTCCAGCGAGTATTCGAGGAGGAATTGCTGCGGTTTAAAGCGGAAAAGGAAAAGGAGATGGGCTTGATCCTGGGGAATAAGGAGCAATGGTTCGATCCCGTACCCCGGCAATTTTTTGCCAAAGACAAGGCTTCTACGACCATTTTGTTCGGCGGCCTCACGATGGCGCATGATTACCTGGTGGAGGGATCTCTCAAAGGATTGGGATACAACGTCAAACATCTCGACTGCCCGGATACGGATTCCCTTCGTTTCGGCAAAGAATTCGGCAACAGGGGGCAATGCAATCCGACGTATTTCACGGTGGGGAATTTGGTGAAATACCTGCATCATCTTCGGGACGTGGAAGGAAAATCCAAGGAGGAAATCGTCCGCAACTACCTTTTCATTACAAGCGGATCCTGCGGTCCGTGCCGCTTCGGGACTTACGTGACCGAATACCGCAAGGCGCTGAGAGATGCCGGATTTGACGGTTTTCGCGTGCTGCTGTTCCAGCAGCAGGACGGGTTAAAGCAGGCCACCGGCGAGGAATCGGCTCTGAAACTGGACAGTGCTTTCTTCATAACCTTTTTGAAGGCTGTCCTGCTGGGGGATATATTAAATGCGCTGGGTTACCGGATCCGCCCGTACGAAGTCGTGCCCGGCTCGACGGATGCCGCCTTGGAACGCTGCAAAACTGTTTTATATCAAGCGATGAATGAGCGCAAATGGCTGCTTCCGGCATTATACCGCTGCCGCAAAGAACTGCAGGCGGTCAAAGTGAACCGGACGCGGGTAAAACCGAAAGTAAGCATCATCGGCGAATTTTGGGCGATGACGACCGAAGGCGACGGCAACTATCAGCTTCAGCGTTTTCTCGAAAGCGAAGGAGCGGAAGTGGAGGTTCAATCGCTTACGGCGTGGATTTTGTATCTGATATGGGAAGGCCGATATGATACGATCAGGCGCATGAAGCTGCGCGGCAGGGACGGAGGCCGCTACGGACTGGAAGGGAAAAATCCGGTTGTGCGCCTGCGCATGCTGGGTTTGGCGGATCGCGCCATTCGGGTGATGTTTCAAACCTATGCGAAGGCGATCGGTCTGCAGGATTACCACTTGCCGGATATGGACGAGATCGCGCGCGTTTCCCATCAGCATTACAATAATCATCTTAGAGGCGGAGAAGGCCACATGGAAGTGGGCAAGCTGATCCTGAACGTGGTGAAGAAAAAGGTCAACATGACCGTCTCCGTCAAGCCGTTCGGCTGCATGCCGTCATCCGGCGTTTCCGACGGGGTTCAGTCGCTGATTACCGAGCTTCACCCGGAAGCGATTTTTCTGCCGATTGAAACAACCGGAGACGGGGCGATCAATGTATACAGCCGGATCCAAATGATGCTGTTCAAGGCCAAACAGGCGGCCCAAAAGGAATTTGACGAAGCCCTTGCGAAGAAAGGCTTTACGTTGGAGCAGTACCATCAAATCTTCAGCCGTTCCCAATTCACCCGACCGTTAAAAACCGCACGTCACGTCGTTTCCTGCACGGCCGCCAACTCCGTTTACAGTATAAGCGGTATTTCCAATTGGCCGCCCGTCCGTCGGAACAAGCAGCAAATGCAAGAGGTATAG